A single window of Nicotiana sylvestris chromosome 5, ASM39365v2, whole genome shotgun sequence DNA harbors:
- the LOC104227692 gene encoding CASP-like protein 2B1, translating to MSYLGIGVSPGNVPVYHGNNLKVIDRRVRVTELVLRCVICGLAILGAVLIGTDSQVKVIFSIEKIAKFTDMKALVFLVIANGLAAAYSLVQVLRCILSMIRGSVLFNKPLAWAIFSGDQLMAYLTLVAVAAAAQSAVFAKLGQTELQWMKICDMYGKFCNQVGEGIASSLIVSLSMIVLSGISAFSLFRLYGNNSKGKGNAR from the exons ATGAGTTATTTGGGTATTGGAGTAAGTCCTGGAAATGTTCCAGTTTATCATGGGAATAATTTGAAGGTGATTGATAGGAGAGTAAGGGTTACAGAGTTGGTGTTAAGGTGTGTTATTTGTGGTTTAGCCATTCTTGGTGCTGTTCTCATTGGTACTGATAGCCAAGTTAAAGTCATTTTCTCTATTGAGAAAATAGCCAAATTCACAGATATGAAAGCTCTTGT GTTTTTAGTGATAGCCAATGGGTTAGCTGCTGCCTACTCACTGGTGCAAGTTCTAAGGTGCATTTTAAGTATGATTAGAGGAAGTGTTCTCTTTAATAAACCATTGGCTTGGGCTATTTTTTCCGGCGATCAG TTGATGGCCTACTTGACACTAGTCGCGGTGGCGGCGGCCGCACAGTCGGCCGTGTTTGCCAAGTTAGGGCAAACAGAGTTACAATGGATGAAAATTTGCGATATGTATGGCAAATTCTGTAACCAAGTTGGAGAAGGCATTGCAAGTTCTTTAATTGTGAGCCTTAGTATGATAGTACTCTCTGGCATTTCAGCTTTTAGTCTCTTCCGTTTGTATGGAAATAATAGTAAAGGAAAAGGCAATGCAAGATAA